The Oncorhynchus tshawytscha isolate Ot180627B linkage group LG05, Otsh_v2.0, whole genome shotgun sequence genome includes a window with the following:
- the LOC112250836 gene encoding mitochondrial coenzyme A transporter SLC25A42, translated as MAHTVQDHQMAQPQAAVLSLPPSGQAKRWTVLDSLLCGALAGAVAKTVIAPLDRTKIIFQVSSQRFSAKEAFRLLYCTYMKDGFLSLWRGNSATMVRVIPYAAIQFCSHDQYKRILGGYYGFQGKALTPFPRFLAGSLAGTTAAMLTYPLDMVRARMAVTPRQMYSNIMHVFVRITQEEGIKTLYRGFCPTILGVIPYSGITFFTYETLKKLHAERTRRSQPYSYERLAFGACAGLLGQSASYPLDVVRRRMQTAGVTGQQYGSVLNTMKAIVVQEGVVRGLYKGLSMNWIKGPIAVGVSFTTFDLMHNLLHKMHQLGYFTH; from the exons ATGGCCCATACAGTGCAGGACCACCAGATGGCACAGCCCCAGGCAGcagtgttgtctctccctccctctggccAGGCTAAA AGATGGACAGTGTTGGACTCCCTGCTATGTGGAGCATTGGCAGGAGCTGTGGCCAAAACAGTCATAGCTCCTCTGGACAGAACCAAGATCATCTTCCAAG TGTCTTCACAAAGATTCTCTGCTAAG GAAGCCTTCAGACTCCTCTACTGTACATACATGAAAGATGGCTTCCTCAGTCTGTGGAGGGGCAACTCTGCCACCATGGTGCGGGTCATCCCCTATGCTGCCATCCAGTTCTGCTCCCACGACCAGTACAAGAGAATCCTGGGGGGATACTATGGCTTCCAGGGAAA AGCCCTTACTCCTTTTCCACGTTTCCTGGCAGGGTCGTTGGCTGGCACCACAGCTGCCATGCTCACCTACCCCCTGGACATGGTGCGGGCCAGGATGGCAGTGACACCCAGACAAAT GTACAGCAACATTATGCACGTGTTTGTGCGCATTACGCAGGAGGAGGGCATTAAGACCCTGTACAGAGGCTTCTGCCCGACCATCCTGGGAGTGATCCCATACTCAGGAATCACCTTCTTCACATATGAGACCCTCAAGAAACTGCATGCAG AGAGGACTAGGCGGTCCCAGCCGTACTCCTACGAGCGTTTGGCATTTGGCGCGTGTGCTGGCCTACTCGGCCAGTCGGCCTCTTACCCGCTGGACGTGGTTCGCCGACGCATGCAGACGGCCGGGGTGACGGGCCAACAGTACGGCAGCGTCCTGAACACCATGAAAGCGATCGTGGTGCAGGAGGGTGTGgtgcgtggactctacaagggccTCAGTATGAACTGGATCAAAGGGCCTATCGCTGTGGGGGTCAGCTTCACCACCTTTGACCTCATGCACAACCTCCTGCACAAGATGCACCAGTTGGGATACTTCACACACTga
- the LOC112250835 gene encoding MAU2 chromatid cohesion factor homolog isoform X2 translates to MASNVEAPESWYLALLGFAEHFRTSSPPKIRLCVHCLQAVFQFKPPQRVEARTHLQLGSVLYHHTKNSELARSHLEKAWLISQQIPQFEDVKFEAASLLSELYCQQNLVDSAKPLLRKAIQISQQTPYWHCRLLFQLAQLHTLEKDLVSACDLLGVGAEYARVVGSEYTRALFLLSKGMLLLMERKLGEVHPLLTLCGTIVENWQGNPIQKESLRVFFLVLQVTHYLDAGQVKSVKPCLKQLQQCIQTISTLHDDEILPSNPADLFHWLPKEHMCVLVYLVTVMHSMQAGYLEKAQKYTDKALMQLEKLKMLDSSPILSTFQVILLEHIIMCRLVTGHKATALQEISQVCQLCQQSPRLFTNHAAQLHTLLGLYCISVNCMDNAEAQFTAALRVSDLTTHQELWAFIVTNLASVYIREGNRHQELYSLLERINPDHNFPVSSHCLRAAAFYIRGLLSFFQGRYNEAKRFLRETLKMSNAEDLNRLTACSLVLLGHIFYVLGNHRESNNMVVPAMQLASKIPDMSVQLWSSALLKDLNKALGNTIDAHEAAQMHQNFSQQLLQDHIAACSLPEHNLISWTDGPPPGQFQAQNGPTTSLASLL, encoded by the exons ATGGCGTCCAACGTAGAGGCCCCGGAGTCGTGGTACCTCGCCCTCCTTGGCTTTGCAGAACATTTCCGCACCTCAAGTCCACCCAAAATTCGTCTGTGTGTGCATTGTCTTCAAGCGGTTTTTCAGTTTAAACCCCCGCAAAGGGTGGAGGCCAGAACTCACCTTCAACTCGGCTCGGTGCTCTATCATCATACGAAGAACAGCGAGCTGGCGCGGAGCCACTTGGAGAAAGCG TGGTTAATATCACAACAA ATCCCACAATTTGAAGATGTTAAATTTGAAGCAGCAAGTCTTTTGTCCGAACTCTATTGTCAGCAG AATCTGGTGGATTCTGCAAAGCCTTTACTGCGAAAGGCAATCCAGATCTCACAGCAAACTCCCTATTGGCACTGTCGCCTGCTGTTTCAACTAGCG CAACTACACACTCTGGAGAAAGACCTTGTGTCTGCCTGTGACCTCCTAGGGGTCGGTGCTGAGTATGCCAGAGTGGTGGGCTCGGAATACACCAG GGCGCTGTTCCTCTTGAGTAAAGGAATG CTCCTACTGATGGAGAGGAAGCTGGGGGAGGTGCACCCTCTGCTCACGCTGTGCGGGACGATCGTGGAGAACTGGCAGGGAAACCCCATCCAGAAAGAGTCTCTCAGGGTATTTTTCCTGGTGCTGCAGGTCACACACTACCTGGATGCCGGACAG GTGAAGAGTGTGAAGCCCTGTCTTAAGCAACTGCAGCAGTGCATCCAGACCATCTCTACACTCCATGATGATGAGATCCTGCCCAGTAACCCTGCTGACCTCTTCCACTGGCTGCCCAAGGAACACATGTGTGTTCTTGTCTACCTG GTGACTGTCATGCACTCCATGCAAGCAGGGTATTTGGAGAAGGCACAGAAATACACAGACAAAGCACTCATGCAGCTTGAGAAACTAAAAA TGCTGGACAGCAGTCCCATCCTTTCAACGTTCCAGGTCATTCTGCTGGAGCACATCATCATGTGTCGGCTAGTCACTGGTCACAAGGCTACTGCATTACAAGAG aTCTCCCAGGTCTGCCAACTGTGCCAACAGTCCCCCAGGTTATTCACCAATCACGCTGCCCAACTCCACACTCTACTA GGCCTGTATTGCATATCTGTCAACTGTATGGACAACGCAGAGGCACAGTTCACCGCCGCTTTGCGGGTAAGTGAC CTAACCACACACCAGGAACTGTGGGCGTTCATTGTGACAAACCTGGCCAGCGTCTATATCAGGGAAGGAAACAGACACCAGGAG CTCTACAGTCTCCTTGAGAGGATAAACCCTGATCACAACTTTCCTGTGAG CTCTCACTGTCTCCGCGCTGCAGCTTTCTACATCCGAGGACTCCTGTCCTTCTTCCAAGGACGCTACAACGAGGCCAA GCGGTTCCTTAGAGAAACTCTGAAGATGTCCAATGCGGAGGACCTGAATAGACTGACAGCCTGCTCACTGGTTCTGCTAGGCCATATATTCTATGTACTGGGAAACCACAGG GAAAGCAACAACATGGTGGTTCCAGCGATGCAGCTGGCCAGCAAGATCCCTGACATGTCTGTCCAGCTGTGGTCCTCGGCCCTTTTAAAAG ATCTGAACAAGGCCCTGGGAAACACCATAGATGCCCATGAAGCTGCTCAGATGCACCAGAACTTCTCCCAGCAGCTTCTCCAGGACCACATCGCTGCCTGCAGCCTCCCCGAACACAACCTAATCAGC TGGACGGACGGCCCACCACCTGGGCAGTTTCAAGCCCAGAACGGCCCGACAACCAGCCTGGCCAGCCTGCTATGA
- the LOC112250835 gene encoding MAU2 chromatid cohesion factor homolog isoform X4, translated as MASNVEAPESWYLALLGFAEHFRTSSPPKIRLCVHCLQAVFQFKPPQRVEARTHLQLGSVLYHHTKNSELARSHLEKAWLISQQIPQFEDVKFEAASLLSELYCQQNLVDSAKPLLRKAIQISQQTPYWHCRLLFQLAQLHTLEKDLVSACDLLGVGAEYARVVGSEYTRALFLLSKGMLLLMERKLGEVHPLLTLCGTIVENWQGNPIQKESLRVFFLVLQVTHYLDAGQVKSVKPCLKQLQQCIQTISTLHDDEILPSNPADLFHWLPKEHMCVLVYLVTVMHSMQAGYLEKAQKYTDKALMQLEKLKMLDSSPILSTFQVILLEHIIMCRLVTGHKATALQEISQVCQLCQQSPRLFTNHAAQLHTLLGLYCISVNCMDNAEAQFTAALRLTTHQELWAFIVTNLASVYIREGNRHQELYSLLERINPDHNFPVSSHCLRAAAFYIRGLLSFFQGRYNEAKRFLRETLKMSNAEDLNRLTACSLVLLGHIFYVLGNHRESNNMVVPAMQLASKIPDMSVQLWSSALLKDLNKALGNTIDAHEAAQMHQNFSQQLLQDHIAACSLPEHNLISWTDGPPPGQFQAQNGPTTSLASLL; from the exons ATGGCGTCCAACGTAGAGGCCCCGGAGTCGTGGTACCTCGCCCTCCTTGGCTTTGCAGAACATTTCCGCACCTCAAGTCCACCCAAAATTCGTCTGTGTGTGCATTGTCTTCAAGCGGTTTTTCAGTTTAAACCCCCGCAAAGGGTGGAGGCCAGAACTCACCTTCAACTCGGCTCGGTGCTCTATCATCATACGAAGAACAGCGAGCTGGCGCGGAGCCACTTGGAGAAAGCG TGGTTAATATCACAACAA ATCCCACAATTTGAAGATGTTAAATTTGAAGCAGCAAGTCTTTTGTCCGAACTCTATTGTCAGCAG AATCTGGTGGATTCTGCAAAGCCTTTACTGCGAAAGGCAATCCAGATCTCACAGCAAACTCCCTATTGGCACTGTCGCCTGCTGTTTCAACTAGCG CAACTACACACTCTGGAGAAAGACCTTGTGTCTGCCTGTGACCTCCTAGGGGTCGGTGCTGAGTATGCCAGAGTGGTGGGCTCGGAATACACCAG GGCGCTGTTCCTCTTGAGTAAAGGAATG CTCCTACTGATGGAGAGGAAGCTGGGGGAGGTGCACCCTCTGCTCACGCTGTGCGGGACGATCGTGGAGAACTGGCAGGGAAACCCCATCCAGAAAGAGTCTCTCAGGGTATTTTTCCTGGTGCTGCAGGTCACACACTACCTGGATGCCGGACAG GTGAAGAGTGTGAAGCCCTGTCTTAAGCAACTGCAGCAGTGCATCCAGACCATCTCTACACTCCATGATGATGAGATCCTGCCCAGTAACCCTGCTGACCTCTTCCACTGGCTGCCCAAGGAACACATGTGTGTTCTTGTCTACCTG GTGACTGTCATGCACTCCATGCAAGCAGGGTATTTGGAGAAGGCACAGAAATACACAGACAAAGCACTCATGCAGCTTGAGAAACTAAAAA TGCTGGACAGCAGTCCCATCCTTTCAACGTTCCAGGTCATTCTGCTGGAGCACATCATCATGTGTCGGCTAGTCACTGGTCACAAGGCTACTGCATTACAAGAG aTCTCCCAGGTCTGCCAACTGTGCCAACAGTCCCCCAGGTTATTCACCAATCACGCTGCCCAACTCCACACTCTACTA GGCCTGTATTGCATATCTGTCAACTGTATGGACAACGCAGAGGCACAGTTCACCGCCGCTTTGCGG CTAACCACACACCAGGAACTGTGGGCGTTCATTGTGACAAACCTGGCCAGCGTCTATATCAGGGAAGGAAACAGACACCAGGAG CTCTACAGTCTCCTTGAGAGGATAAACCCTGATCACAACTTTCCTGTGAG CTCTCACTGTCTCCGCGCTGCAGCTTTCTACATCCGAGGACTCCTGTCCTTCTTCCAAGGACGCTACAACGAGGCCAA GCGGTTCCTTAGAGAAACTCTGAAGATGTCCAATGCGGAGGACCTGAATAGACTGACAGCCTGCTCACTGGTTCTGCTAGGCCATATATTCTATGTACTGGGAAACCACAGG GAAAGCAACAACATGGTGGTTCCAGCGATGCAGCTGGCCAGCAAGATCCCTGACATGTCTGTCCAGCTGTGGTCCTCGGCCCTTTTAAAAG ATCTGAACAAGGCCCTGGGAAACACCATAGATGCCCATGAAGCTGCTCAGATGCACCAGAACTTCTCCCAGCAGCTTCTCCAGGACCACATCGCTGCCTGCAGCCTCCCCGAACACAACCTAATCAGC TGGACGGACGGCCCACCACCTGGGCAGTTTCAAGCCCAGAACGGCCCGACAACCAGCCTGGCCAGCCTGCTATGA
- the LOC112250835 gene encoding MAU2 chromatid cohesion factor homolog isoform X3, with the protein MASNVEAPESWYLALLGFAEHFRTSSPPKIRLCVHCLQAVFQFKPPQRVEARTHLQLGSVLYHHTKNSELARSHLEKAWLISQQIPQFEDVKFEAASLLSELYCQQVPNLVDSAKPLLRKAIQISQQTPYWHCRLLFQLAQLHTLEKDLVSACDLLGVGAEYARVVGSEYTRALFLLSKGMLLLMERKLGEVHPLLTLCGTIVENWQGNPIQKESLRVFFLVLQVTHYLDAGQVKSVKPCLKQLQQCIQTISTLHDDEILPSNPADLFHWLPKEHMCVLVYLVTVMHSMQAGYLEKAQKYTDKALMQLEKLKMLDSSPILSTFQVILLEHIIMCRLVTGHKATALQEISQVCQLCQQSPRLFTNHAAQLHTLLGLYCISVNCMDNAEAQFTAALRLTTHQELWAFIVTNLASVYIREGNRHQELYSLLERINPDHNFPVSSHCLRAAAFYIRGLLSFFQGRYNEAKRFLRETLKMSNAEDLNRLTACSLVLLGHIFYVLGNHRESNNMVVPAMQLASKIPDMSVQLWSSALLKDLNKALGNTIDAHEAAQMHQNFSQQLLQDHIAACSLPEHNLISWTDGPPPGQFQAQNGPTTSLASLL; encoded by the exons ATGGCGTCCAACGTAGAGGCCCCGGAGTCGTGGTACCTCGCCCTCCTTGGCTTTGCAGAACATTTCCGCACCTCAAGTCCACCCAAAATTCGTCTGTGTGTGCATTGTCTTCAAGCGGTTTTTCAGTTTAAACCCCCGCAAAGGGTGGAGGCCAGAACTCACCTTCAACTCGGCTCGGTGCTCTATCATCATACGAAGAACAGCGAGCTGGCGCGGAGCCACTTGGAGAAAGCG TGGTTAATATCACAACAA ATCCCACAATTTGAAGATGTTAAATTTGAAGCAGCAAGTCTTTTGTCCGAACTCTATTGTCAGCAGGTACCG AATCTGGTGGATTCTGCAAAGCCTTTACTGCGAAAGGCAATCCAGATCTCACAGCAAACTCCCTATTGGCACTGTCGCCTGCTGTTTCAACTAGCG CAACTACACACTCTGGAGAAAGACCTTGTGTCTGCCTGTGACCTCCTAGGGGTCGGTGCTGAGTATGCCAGAGTGGTGGGCTCGGAATACACCAG GGCGCTGTTCCTCTTGAGTAAAGGAATG CTCCTACTGATGGAGAGGAAGCTGGGGGAGGTGCACCCTCTGCTCACGCTGTGCGGGACGATCGTGGAGAACTGGCAGGGAAACCCCATCCAGAAAGAGTCTCTCAGGGTATTTTTCCTGGTGCTGCAGGTCACACACTACCTGGATGCCGGACAG GTGAAGAGTGTGAAGCCCTGTCTTAAGCAACTGCAGCAGTGCATCCAGACCATCTCTACACTCCATGATGATGAGATCCTGCCCAGTAACCCTGCTGACCTCTTCCACTGGCTGCCCAAGGAACACATGTGTGTTCTTGTCTACCTG GTGACTGTCATGCACTCCATGCAAGCAGGGTATTTGGAGAAGGCACAGAAATACACAGACAAAGCACTCATGCAGCTTGAGAAACTAAAAA TGCTGGACAGCAGTCCCATCCTTTCAACGTTCCAGGTCATTCTGCTGGAGCACATCATCATGTGTCGGCTAGTCACTGGTCACAAGGCTACTGCATTACAAGAG aTCTCCCAGGTCTGCCAACTGTGCCAACAGTCCCCCAGGTTATTCACCAATCACGCTGCCCAACTCCACACTCTACTA GGCCTGTATTGCATATCTGTCAACTGTATGGACAACGCAGAGGCACAGTTCACCGCCGCTTTGCGG CTAACCACACACCAGGAACTGTGGGCGTTCATTGTGACAAACCTGGCCAGCGTCTATATCAGGGAAGGAAACAGACACCAGGAG CTCTACAGTCTCCTTGAGAGGATAAACCCTGATCACAACTTTCCTGTGAG CTCTCACTGTCTCCGCGCTGCAGCTTTCTACATCCGAGGACTCCTGTCCTTCTTCCAAGGACGCTACAACGAGGCCAA GCGGTTCCTTAGAGAAACTCTGAAGATGTCCAATGCGGAGGACCTGAATAGACTGACAGCCTGCTCACTGGTTCTGCTAGGCCATATATTCTATGTACTGGGAAACCACAGG GAAAGCAACAACATGGTGGTTCCAGCGATGCAGCTGGCCAGCAAGATCCCTGACATGTCTGTCCAGCTGTGGTCCTCGGCCCTTTTAAAAG ATCTGAACAAGGCCCTGGGAAACACCATAGATGCCCATGAAGCTGCTCAGATGCACCAGAACTTCTCCCAGCAGCTTCTCCAGGACCACATCGCTGCCTGCAGCCTCCCCGAACACAACCTAATCAGC TGGACGGACGGCCCACCACCTGGGCAGTTTCAAGCCCAGAACGGCCCGACAACCAGCCTGGCCAGCCTGCTATGA
- the LOC112250835 gene encoding MAU2 chromatid cohesion factor homolog isoform X1: protein MASNVEAPESWYLALLGFAEHFRTSSPPKIRLCVHCLQAVFQFKPPQRVEARTHLQLGSVLYHHTKNSELARSHLEKAWLISQQIPQFEDVKFEAASLLSELYCQQVPNLVDSAKPLLRKAIQISQQTPYWHCRLLFQLAQLHTLEKDLVSACDLLGVGAEYARVVGSEYTRALFLLSKGMLLLMERKLGEVHPLLTLCGTIVENWQGNPIQKESLRVFFLVLQVTHYLDAGQVKSVKPCLKQLQQCIQTISTLHDDEILPSNPADLFHWLPKEHMCVLVYLVTVMHSMQAGYLEKAQKYTDKALMQLEKLKMLDSSPILSTFQVILLEHIIMCRLVTGHKATALQEISQVCQLCQQSPRLFTNHAAQLHTLLGLYCISVNCMDNAEAQFTAALRVSDLTTHQELWAFIVTNLASVYIREGNRHQELYSLLERINPDHNFPVSSHCLRAAAFYIRGLLSFFQGRYNEAKRFLRETLKMSNAEDLNRLTACSLVLLGHIFYVLGNHRESNNMVVPAMQLASKIPDMSVQLWSSALLKDLNKALGNTIDAHEAAQMHQNFSQQLLQDHIAACSLPEHNLISWTDGPPPGQFQAQNGPTTSLASLL from the exons ATGGCGTCCAACGTAGAGGCCCCGGAGTCGTGGTACCTCGCCCTCCTTGGCTTTGCAGAACATTTCCGCACCTCAAGTCCACCCAAAATTCGTCTGTGTGTGCATTGTCTTCAAGCGGTTTTTCAGTTTAAACCCCCGCAAAGGGTGGAGGCCAGAACTCACCTTCAACTCGGCTCGGTGCTCTATCATCATACGAAGAACAGCGAGCTGGCGCGGAGCCACTTGGAGAAAGCG TGGTTAATATCACAACAA ATCCCACAATTTGAAGATGTTAAATTTGAAGCAGCAAGTCTTTTGTCCGAACTCTATTGTCAGCAGGTACCG AATCTGGTGGATTCTGCAAAGCCTTTACTGCGAAAGGCAATCCAGATCTCACAGCAAACTCCCTATTGGCACTGTCGCCTGCTGTTTCAACTAGCG CAACTACACACTCTGGAGAAAGACCTTGTGTCTGCCTGTGACCTCCTAGGGGTCGGTGCTGAGTATGCCAGAGTGGTGGGCTCGGAATACACCAG GGCGCTGTTCCTCTTGAGTAAAGGAATG CTCCTACTGATGGAGAGGAAGCTGGGGGAGGTGCACCCTCTGCTCACGCTGTGCGGGACGATCGTGGAGAACTGGCAGGGAAACCCCATCCAGAAAGAGTCTCTCAGGGTATTTTTCCTGGTGCTGCAGGTCACACACTACCTGGATGCCGGACAG GTGAAGAGTGTGAAGCCCTGTCTTAAGCAACTGCAGCAGTGCATCCAGACCATCTCTACACTCCATGATGATGAGATCCTGCCCAGTAACCCTGCTGACCTCTTCCACTGGCTGCCCAAGGAACACATGTGTGTTCTTGTCTACCTG GTGACTGTCATGCACTCCATGCAAGCAGGGTATTTGGAGAAGGCACAGAAATACACAGACAAAGCACTCATGCAGCTTGAGAAACTAAAAA TGCTGGACAGCAGTCCCATCCTTTCAACGTTCCAGGTCATTCTGCTGGAGCACATCATCATGTGTCGGCTAGTCACTGGTCACAAGGCTACTGCATTACAAGAG aTCTCCCAGGTCTGCCAACTGTGCCAACAGTCCCCCAGGTTATTCACCAATCACGCTGCCCAACTCCACACTCTACTA GGCCTGTATTGCATATCTGTCAACTGTATGGACAACGCAGAGGCACAGTTCACCGCCGCTTTGCGGGTAAGTGAC CTAACCACACACCAGGAACTGTGGGCGTTCATTGTGACAAACCTGGCCAGCGTCTATATCAGGGAAGGAAACAGACACCAGGAG CTCTACAGTCTCCTTGAGAGGATAAACCCTGATCACAACTTTCCTGTGAG CTCTCACTGTCTCCGCGCTGCAGCTTTCTACATCCGAGGACTCCTGTCCTTCTTCCAAGGACGCTACAACGAGGCCAA GCGGTTCCTTAGAGAAACTCTGAAGATGTCCAATGCGGAGGACCTGAATAGACTGACAGCCTGCTCACTGGTTCTGCTAGGCCATATATTCTATGTACTGGGAAACCACAGG GAAAGCAACAACATGGTGGTTCCAGCGATGCAGCTGGCCAGCAAGATCCCTGACATGTCTGTCCAGCTGTGGTCCTCGGCCCTTTTAAAAG ATCTGAACAAGGCCCTGGGAAACACCATAGATGCCCATGAAGCTGCTCAGATGCACCAGAACTTCTCCCAGCAGCTTCTCCAGGACCACATCGCTGCCTGCAGCCTCCCCGAACACAACCTAATCAGC TGGACGGACGGCCCACCACCTGGGCAGTTTCAAGCCCAGAACGGCCCGACAACCAGCCTGGCCAGCCTGCTATGA